The following coding sequences are from one Salvia hispanica cultivar TCC Black 2014 chromosome 3, UniMelb_Shisp_WGS_1.0, whole genome shotgun sequence window:
- the LOC125211126 gene encoding uncharacterized protein LOC125211126, whose protein sequence is MQWNIQTSIAVLSLLFLSGGAAPTAYDAIQSYGFPIGILPKGVTLYDLDDSTGKFNAYINGSCSFSLEGSYQLNYKSVISGYIRKDKLTNLSGVQVKVLFVWLSIVEVRKNGDKLEFSVGIASAGFAIDNFFICPQCGCGLDCNGLDGEDLTSDSLVSSI, encoded by the coding sequence ATGCAGTGGAATATCCAAACGTCGATCGCCGTTCTCTCGCTCCTCTTCCTATCAGGCGGCGCCGCTCCCACGGCGTACGATGCAATCCAATCCTACGGTTTCCCTATCGGTATCCTCCCAAAGGGTGTAACACTCTACGATTTGGACGATTCAACCGGAAAATTCAACGCCTATATCAACGGTTCCTGCAGTTTCTCTTTGGAAGGCTCGTATCAGCTCAACTACAAATCTGTCATCAGCGGCTACATACGTAAAGATAAGCTCACTAATTTATCTGGCGTTCAAGTCAAAGTGCTGTTTGTATGGTTGAGCATTGTCGAGGTCAGGAAAAACGGTGATAAGCTCGAATTTTCCGTTGGGATTGCATCCGCAGGCTTTGCGATTGATAATTTCTTTATCTGTCCCCAATGTGGCTGTGGATTGGATTGCAATGGCCTCGACGGGGAGGATCTTACGAGTGATTCTCTTGTTTCTTCGATTTAA